TTTCCCAGATCGTGATGGGCGATTTTTGCAGCGCCTATCTGGGCTATTACGTCTTTGCTGGGTTTGAACGCCGGGGGCTGATGGGCGTGGGCTTGCGGCATCTGTTGCGCTATGCCTTTGGCACACTGAAGTTGCACCGGCTGGAAGCCAACATCCAGCCCGGTAATGATGCTTCGATCGCACTGGTGCGCAGCTGCGGATTTCAGCAAGAAGGGTTTTCGCCCCGCTACCTCAAGATCAATGGTCGCTGGCGCGACCATGAGCGCTGGGCCATCGTGGCCGATTGAGTCAGAGAAGTTGTCTGCGCTCGCCAGAGCGCTTGTACACGGCGTCTACGATCAAGATGACCGGGACTCCAGCCGCCCCACCCACGCCGCCAGCGGCTCCGGCCGGCCGAACAGGTAGCCCTGCAGGCACTCGCACTGGCTCTCAACGAGAAAATCGGCCTGGGCGCGTGTCTCCACCCCTTCGGCCACCACGCGCAGGTTGAGGTGGCGGGCCACCGAGATGATGGACTGCACGATGGCCGTGTCGTTGGGGTCGTCGGGCGTGTCGTCCACAAAGCTCTTGTCGATCTTCAGCTCGTAGAGCGGGAGCCGCTTGAGGTAGGCCAGGCTCGAATAGCCGGTGCCAAAGTCGTCGATGGAAAAGCGCACACCCAGCTGCACGATCTCGGTCATGCGGGCGATGGTGTCGTCCAGGTCTTCGATCAGCAGGCTTTCGGTCACCTCCAGGATCAGCAGGGCCGGGTTGGCGCCGGTGTGGGCCAGGATGTGGCGCACGCGCTCGACAAAGTCGTCCTGGCGAAACTGCCGCTCGCTCACGTTGACCGAGAGCGACAGCGCGTGCCCTGCCCCCTGCAGGCGCGCCAGGGTCTCGCAGGCCTGCTGGATCATCCAGTCACCCATGCGCAGGATCAGGCCCGAGGCCTCGGCAATGGGGATGAAGCGGCTGGGCGGGACGTTGCCGCGCACGGGGTGGTCCCAGCGCATCAGCAACTCGCCGCCCACCACGTTGCCGGCCGCATCCACCTGGTTTTGCACAAAGGCCGCCAGTTGGCCCAGCGCCTGCGCTTTTTTCAAGTCCTGCTCCAGCGCCAAGCGCTCCTGCACGTCGGCCTGCATGGCAGCCTCGTAAAAGCGGATGCGGTTGCGGCCCAGGTCCTTACCACGGTACATGGCCGTGTCGGCCTCGCGCAGCAGGTCTTCCACGCCTTCGCCTCGTTTGGGGAAAAGCGTGATGCCGATGCTGCCGGTGGTGCTGTAGAGGTGGGTGTCGATGGTGTACGGCGCCTCCAGCGCGGTACGCATTTCTTCGGCCACCAGCAGCGCGGCGCGCCCGGCGGACTCCATGTCCGACGCCACGTTGTGCACCAGCACCACAAACTCGTCCCCTCCCAGGCGGGCCACGGTGTCGCCCGGGCGTTGCAATTGCGTGAGCCGCTGGGCCACTTGCATCAGCAGCATGTCGCCCACCGTGTGCCCCCGCGCGTCGTTGATCTGCTTGAAATTGTCCAGGTCGATGTAGAGCACAGCCCCCACCTGGGCGGCCTTTTGCGCGTTGGCCAGCGCGTGTTCCATGCGGTCCAGCAGCATGCGCCGGTTGGGCAGGCCGGTGAGCGCATCAAAGTAGGCCAGCTGGTGCGACCGCGCCTCGGCCTGCTTGCGCTCGGTGATGTCGCGCGACAGCGCGATGAACCGGGGTTCGTCGCCAGGCGCAGCACTCTCCTTGCGCGCAATCGACAACTCAAACCAGTGGGTCACCCCACCCAGCTCCAGCCGGAACTGGTGGCCTGACGAATACCCGGTGTGGTGCGCCGCTTGCAGGGACGCATGGCAGCCAGCAACGGCCTCGGGCGGCACTACATCGCGCAGCAGGCGGCCCAGAAACATCTCGGGCGGCACCGCCAGCTCTCCTGATCGGGCAGAACGGTAGTGGTGGATGCAGCCATCCAGCCCCAGCTCGAACAGCAGATCAGGAATGGCGCTGAGCGTGCTTTCGAGGTCGTCGCGGGTGGCGCGCAGTTCGGCCGTCATGTCCCGCGCCAAGGCCACGGCACGCTCGCGCCCCGTGGCCAGCAGCCAGGTGAACCAGGCCAGGATCAGGCTCAGCACCGTGCCCAGCAGCGCCACCGGGTGGTGTCCATCGTCCTGAAAGCGCTGCACAAAGCCAGGCTGGGGCGCCATCTGCAAGGTCCAGCGCCGCCCTCCCAGCTCCAGCTCGCGACGCGCCTGCAAAGGCTGTGCGCCCGTCCCCTGGGCAGACGCCTTCAGGTTGCTGAACAGCTGCACACCTGCGGCGGCACCGGCATCTCCGGCTACGGCGCCGGGAAATGTCGCACCCGTGCCTGGAGTGCTGTCGGTGATCTGCAAGCCAATGTCGGCGTCAAATTCACGGGACATGCCGTTGATCACGTCCTCCATCAGAAACGGCGCCGACACCCAGCCCGCCAGCCCTTGCCGCCTGCCCTCCACCGTGCCGTTGTCGGCGTCGGCGCGGTACAGGGGCATGTACATCACCAGCCCCGGAGCCGCGTTTTGCATCAGGGTCAGCCGCCCGGACAGCGCCAGCGCTCCGGTGTCGCGGGCCCGGTCCAGCGCTTCCTTGGCGGGTGGAAGGGTCAGCACATCAAAGCCCAGGGCCTTGAGATTGGGGCCCTCCAGCGGTTCGATGTGGGTGATGGGGGCCATCAGTGCGCGCTCGCCGGGTGGGCGCACCGCATATTGGTCGAAGCCCCGCTGGCGCATGTCCTCCAGGTGGGCCGTCAGCGCATTGCCGGGGAACTGGAGGATCAGCGACACCCCCTGCAGCCCGGGCCGGGTCGCCTGCAACTGCAGCGCACTCACGTAGGCCTGGAACTCAGCCCGGTCGATGCGCTCCGAGCCTTCAAAGTAGCCTTTGACGCCGCGCAGCACCACCTCGTAGGTCGCCATGCGGTCCTTGAGGTTGTAGGCGATCTGGTCGGCCGCCACCTCAAAGTTCTGCTCTCGTTTGGCCCGCGTGTTCTTTTCTTCGCTCTGCCAGTACAAGAAAGTCAGGCCCAGGGTGAGCAGCGCAATCAGCGGGGGCAGCACCACGGGCAACCAGCGGTGGTTGCTGGTGCCCGCCACCCCTTCGGGCGCCCACGCCACCGGCCCCTGCGGTGCAGGCGCATCGGTGTGCGGAGCGGGTTCTGGAGTCATGGCATCCTGGGTGATGGAAGCGCGTCGGCGGTACACAGGCTGTGGACCCGAGGGGCTGCACCATTATGAGCATCTGTCCTGCGCCGAAAAGGGGCATTTGCGCGCAAACTGCACACTGCTTGCGAACGCTGCACGGCTATGCTCGCACCCGCTGTACGCAGTCCCGTGCCTGCGCACCAGCTCTCACCAATCAACCCGGCAACACTCAACCCAAAGGCCTGGCATGGCATCGCTTGATTTCGATCTGGAGGAATCCCAATTTCGCAGCTGGTATGCGGCGCAAGCCGTGGCGCTGGAAGACGCCTGCGCAGCGCTCACGGCGCGCGTGGCGACCGTGGTGACCCAGGCGGGCGGCGTGGACATCACCAAGGTCGAGGGCCGGGTGAAAGATGTGGATGAATGCGTGCGCAAGTTCGTGCGCAAATACCGACCGGCGCTGGAAGAGAGCAACACGCCCTATGACATCCAGGCCTACATCACCGACCTGATCGGCGTGCGGGTGGTGTGCCTGTATGAAGACGAGCTGGAAAAGATCGCCCAGATCGTGCGTGCCCATTTCGCGGTCATTGATGTGACCGACAAGGTGTCGGCCGTGGAGAGCACCGAGGCGTCGTTTGGCTACAAGGGGCTGCACCTGGACCTGCGGCTGAGCGTGGCCGAACGCGACCTGCCGGAGCATGCGGCGTATGCCCAGTGGCCCTTCGAGCTGCAGGTGCGCACCATCATCCAGGACTCGTGGAGCGTGTTGGACCACAAGATCAAGTACAAAAAATCCATCCCGGGGCAGCTCAAGCGGCGCATCAACGTGCTGTCGGCCCTGTTTGAACTGGCCGACCGGGAGTTCCGCCAGATCCGCGATGCCACAGCGGCAGAACTGCTGCAGGCCCCGGACGAAACTGCCGAACCCGCACCCGACGCGGCCGCGGATTTG
Above is a window of Acidovorax sp. KKS102 DNA encoding:
- a CDS encoding GNAT family N-acetyltransferase produces the protein MSKRANSPSTVQVCLRPPVAADGARLVALAQHSSTLHAPWTSAPSTPEAFASYLVQMNLPTHRAMLVCTPDQHDGSEQIAGVFNLSQIVMGDFCSAYLGYYVFAGFERRGLMGVGLRHLLRYAFGTLKLHRLEANIQPGNDASIALVRSCGFQQEGFSPRYLKINGRWRDHERWAIVAD
- a CDS encoding EAL domain-containing protein; translated protein: MTPEPAPHTDAPAPQGPVAWAPEGVAGTSNHRWLPVVLPPLIALLTLGLTFLYWQSEEKNTRAKREQNFEVAADQIAYNLKDRMATYEVVLRGVKGYFEGSERIDRAEFQAYVSALQLQATRPGLQGVSLILQFPGNALTAHLEDMRQRGFDQYAVRPPGERALMAPITHIEPLEGPNLKALGFDVLTLPPAKEALDRARDTGALALSGRLTLMQNAAPGLVMYMPLYRADADNGTVEGRRQGLAGWVSAPFLMEDVINGMSREFDADIGLQITDSTPGTGATFPGAVAGDAGAAAGVQLFSNLKASAQGTGAQPLQARRELELGGRRWTLQMAPQPGFVQRFQDDGHHPVALLGTVLSLILAWFTWLLATGRERAVALARDMTAELRATRDDLESTLSAIPDLLFELGLDGCIHHYRSARSGELAVPPEMFLGRLLRDVVPPEAVAGCHASLQAAHHTGYSSGHQFRLELGGVTHWFELSIARKESAAPGDEPRFIALSRDITERKQAEARSHQLAYFDALTGLPNRRMLLDRMEHALANAQKAAQVGAVLYIDLDNFKQINDARGHTVGDMLLMQVAQRLTQLQRPGDTVARLGGDEFVVLVHNVASDMESAGRAALLVAEEMRTALEAPYTIDTHLYSTTGSIGITLFPKRGEGVEDLLREADTAMYRGKDLGRNRIRFYEAAMQADVQERLALEQDLKKAQALGQLAAFVQNQVDAAGNVVGGELLMRWDHPVRGNVPPSRFIPIAEASGLILRMGDWMIQQACETLARLQGAGHALSLSVNVSERQFRQDDFVERVRHILAHTGANPALLILEVTESLLIEDLDDTIARMTEIVQLGVRFSIDDFGTGYSSLAYLKRLPLYELKIDKSFVDDTPDDPNDTAIVQSIISVARHLNLRVVAEGVETRAQADFLVESQCECLQGYLFGRPEPLAAWVGRLESRSS
- a CDS encoding GTP pyrophosphokinase family protein, giving the protein MASLDFDLEESQFRSWYAAQAVALEDACAALTARVATVVTQAGGVDITKVEGRVKDVDECVRKFVRKYRPALEESNTPYDIQAYITDLIGVRVVCLYEDELEKIAQIVRAHFAVIDVTDKVSAVESTEASFGYKGLHLDLRLSVAERDLPEHAAYAQWPFELQVRTIIQDSWSVLDHKIKYKKSIPGQLKRRINVLSALFELADREFRQIRDATAAELLQAPDETAEPAPDAAADLQAPARAAAPSSELNAFTFLKIATHFFKDFEFEPSKVDGFVDDIQAWSAGMTRARFNSLMRETIGVVKRYKQHFEDQNPQASFNPYTVIRHCLYLSNKTAFRPALRNSARESFEAWLNDNAEPKLQG